One Mycobacterium paraseoulense genomic window, ACGCCCAGGGCTTCGATCCCCGCGACCTGTCGGCGATCAAACCGGTGGCCGGGCCCGCCGAACTCGCGGCCGGGCGCGACGCCGTGCGGCACGTGCTGGTCGCCGACGAGGTCCTGGGCTACATCGTCGACATCGTCGGCGCCACCCGCTCGTCGCCCGCGCTGCAGCTGGGCGTCTCGCCGCGTGGGGCGACCGCGCTGCTGGCCACGGCCCGTTCCTGGGCCTGGTTGTCCGGCCGCAACTACGTCACTCCCGACGACGTGAAGGCCATGGCCCGCCCGACGCTGCGGCACCGGGTGATGCTGCGCCCCGAGGCCGAACTCGAAGGGGCCACCCCCGACGGCGTGCTCGACGGGATCCTGGCGTCGGTCCCGGTGCCCCGCTAGTGGTTCTGACCGGACGCACCGGGCTGGTCGCGCTCATCTGCGTCCTGCCCGTCGCGCTGTCCCCTTGGCCGGCAAGGACTTTCGGAGCCCTCCTGGTCGCCCTTCTGGGTGTGGTGATCGTGGACGTCGCGCTTGCGGCCAGCCCCCGCGGATTGCGTTATGACCGTTCCCCGGATCGCTCCGCCCGGCTCGCCCAGCCGGTGGACGTCGGGCTGCTGATCCACAACGACGGTCGGCGGCGGTTCCGCGGCCAGGTCCGCGACGCGTGGCCGCCCAGCGCGGGCGCGCGGCCCCGCATCCACCCAGTGAACATCCCCGCCGGCCGGCATCAGCACGTCGGTTCCCAGCTGCGGCCGGTCCGCCGCGGCGAACAGCGCGCGGCGGTGGTCACCGCCCGATCCATCGGCCCGCTTGGGCTGGCGGGACGACAGGGGTCGCAAGCCGTGCCGGGCCTGCTTCGGGTGTTGCCGCCCTTCCTGTCCCGCAAGCACCTGCCGGCCCGGCTGGCCAAACTGCGCGAGATCGACGGGCTGCTGCCGACGCTGATCCGCGGCCAGGGAACCGAATTCGACTCGCTGCGAGAATATGTCGTCGGCGATGACGTGCGGTCGATCGACTGGCGCGCGACCGCGCGCCGTGCCGACGTCGTCGTCCGCACCTGGCGGCCGGAACGCGACCGGCGCGTGGTGATCGTGCTCGACACGGGGCGCACAGCGGCGGGCCGGGTCGGCGTCGACCCGACCGCGTCCGATCCTGCGGGCTGGCCGCGGCTGGACTGGTCCATGGACGCCGCGCTGCTGCTGGCGGCGCTGGCGTCGCGGGCCGGCGACCACGTGGACTTCCTCGCCCATGACCGGGTCAGCCGGGCGGGCGTGTTCGGTGCGTCGCGCACCGAACTGCTCGCGCAGCTGGTCGACGCGATGGCGCCCTTGCAACCGGCTCTGCTCGAACCCGATTGGACGGCAATGGTTTCCGCGATCGCGCGGCGGGCCCGCAGGCGGTCGCTGGTGGTGCTGCTGACCGACCTCAACGCGACGGCGCTCGACGAGGGGTTGC contains:
- a CDS encoding DUF58 domain-containing protein, giving the protein MVLTGRTGLVALICVLPVALSPWPARTFGALLVALLGVVIVDVALAASPRGLRYDRSPDRSARLAQPVDVGLLIHNDGRRRFRGQVRDAWPPSAGARPRIHPVNIPAGRHQHVGSQLRPVRRGEQRAAVVTARSIGPLGLAGRQGSQAVPGLLRVLPPFLSRKHLPARLAKLREIDGLLPTLIRGQGTEFDSLREYVVGDDVRSIDWRATARRADVVVRTWRPERDRRVVIVLDTGRTAAGRVGVDPTASDPAGWPRLDWSMDAALLLAALASRAGDHVDFLAHDRVSRAGVFGASRTELLAQLVDAMAPLQPALLEPDWTAMVSAIARRARRRSLVVLLTDLNATALDEGLLPVLPQLAAKHHLMVAAVADPRVDQMAAGRSDPAAVYDAAAAERSRNDRRAIAARLRRSGVEVVDAPPTELAPALADRYLAMKATGRL